From the genome of Halobacteriovorax marinus SJ:
CGTTGAGCTTGATGATGTTGCCGATGTTTCAGATTCAATCAATCATGTTTTTTAATGAAATGGGTTCTCTGATGTTTGCGCTGGTATCGCTTGCGCTTCTTCATCAAAAGAGACTTAAGAGTTATGCACTCTTTGGTGTTATGGCCCTCTTATTCTTAGAGAGTGCTATTGCATTCTATATTGCAATATCTCTGATATCGATTTTTCACTTAATGAAGAAAAAGAATATGGACTATAATAAGCAAGTCCTTGGTTACAGCTTAGTTCCATCTCTTTTCCTCGTTTCATTTTTTCTCTGTGAATATATAACCACAGGGGAGATCTCAAATCATATTACTCGCCATGTAATTTCGAATCGATTAGATAGTTCTGTCGGTTGGCTCGGTCTTATGACAGATGTCCTCCCCAGATACGCTATAACTTTCAAAGAGAACTTTTCGCCAATATTCTTATTGAGTTGTGTCTCTCTAGTGATTTATCACGTTCTCTATAAAAGAAAGAGCTGGTTTCTAATAAGTGGTGTAAAAATACTTTTTCTCCCTGCTTTGTTCTATCTACTTTTCTTTACCTTTTTCTCAGAGTTTCAAGGTGGACGTGATCTATATGTTATTTTTCTTTTTCTTATTTTCTACTTCTTTCAATATGTAGATTTGATTACATCCAGAAAACTCGTCTATGCTCTATGCCTTCTGGTTATTGCGCAAGGGTCATACTCTCGCTTGAATTCAACTGGACGATCTCACTTTCAAACATCACTTCAAGAATATCAGAGAGAAGATATATACAAAGAGTTCACAGAGAAAATTTTAGAAAAGGTGGATGATCATAAGTGTTATGTAAGTAGTAAATTCTTCTATAATAATATTTATTGTAGAAATTTCTACGGTGTACAGGAAGATATTGAACAAACAAAGAAGAAATCGACGCCCTTCTTTGTTCTTCTTTCTAAAAATGATTTAAAAAAAATTGAAGAGCTTAAAGAAATCGCCCAAAATAATAATTTAGTTTTAGAAAAGAAGGTGGTTGGGAAGCTAGAAGGAGAAACTGTAGTTGTCTACTTAGCCTCTCAGGATCAGGAGCAATAAAAAAGGGAGCCTAGAAGCTCCCTTTCTATTATGCTGCTACTGGTGGTAGCGTATTTTTACTTTGTTTTCTCTTTGGCTTTTCGCTCTTCTTTTTCCATCCAACAAGAGCAACTTCAAGTACCTCATCAATTGACTTTACAGGTACAAAGTTAAGCTTCTTTCTATATTCCTCAGGAATGTCGATAAGATCTTTCTTATTTTTCCAAGGAATAATGATTGTCTTAATATTCATTCTCATGGCCGCAAGAGCTTTTTCTTTTAGTCCACCGATTGGGAGAACTTTTCCAGTAAGAGTAATCTCTCCAGTCATGGCAACTTCTTTACTTACAGGAGTGTCTGTGAGTAGAGAAACTATTGTTGTTGCAAGCGTAATACCTGCACTCGGTCCATCTTTAGGAGTTGCTCCTGCTGGAAGGTGAATGTGAATCTCATTCTCTTCAAAAGCACTCTCACTTACACCTAGCTCACTTGCTCTACTTCTAATATAGCCAATAGCTGTTTGAGCTGACTCTTTCATCACATCGCCCAGCTGACCAGTTAGAGTAAGACCTTTTCCTTTCATCTTAGTTGACTCGATATAGAGAATCTCTCCACCATGAGCTGTCCAAGCAAGACCTGTTGCTACTCCAACTTCATCGTACTCTTTTTCATCTTCCTTCGTGTAGATTGGAGGACCAAGTAGAGTTTCAACTTCATTTGGAATAATTTGAGTTTTAGTTACTTCGCCTTTAGCTATCTTAGTGGCCACTTTTCTACAAAGAGCACCAATTCTTCTTTCAAGATTTCTAAGACCTGCTTCTGAAGTGAAGTTCTTAATAACTGTTTGAACACCTTCATCGGTAAATTCAATGTGCTCATCAGTAATTCCATTCTCATTCATTTGCTTTGGAATAAGATATTTCTTCGTAATCGCAACCTTTTCTTCTTGAGTATATCCAGAAAGGTTTAGCACTTCCATTCTATCTCTAAGTGGCCCTGGAATATTTTCTAGGACATTTGAAGTTGCAATAAACATCACATTTGATAGATCAAATGGAACATTTAGATAGTGATCTCTAAAGTTCATATTTTGCTCTGGATCGAGAACTTCTAGAAGCGCACTCGATGGGTCTCCCTTGAAGTCTCCGCCAAGCTTATCTACTTCATCTAGTAGAATGACAGGATTATTTGTTTTTGCTTGCTTAAGTGCCTGGATAAAACGACCTGGCATTGAACCAACATATGTTCTTCTATGTCCTCTTATCTCCGCTTCGTCTTTTACACCACCAAGAGCAATTCTTACAAACTCTCTTCCTGTGGCCTTGGCAATAGACTTCCCAAGAGACGTTTTACCAACACCTGGAGGTCCTGAAAAACATAGGATTGGTCCCTTCATCTTTCCGTCTTTTAACTTTCTAACGGCAAGGTATTCTAAAATTCTTTCTTTAACTTTATCGAGGTCAAAGTGATCCTCGTCCAAAATAGCCTGAGCTTCTTCAAGGTCATAAACCTCATCAGATGTCGCCGACCAAGGAAGGTCTGTAAGCCATTCAAGATAAGATCTAAGAATACTAGATTCTGAAGAATCTGGGTGCATCTTCTCTAATCTTTGAAGTTGCTTCATCGCTTCTTTTTCAGCTTCTTCAGGCATTTTACAAGCGTTAATTTTATTTCTAAATTCTTCAAACTCATCTTCTGGTTGTTCTGAGTTTTCATCACCTAGTTCACTTTTAATGGCCTTGATTTGTTCTCTTAAGAAGTATTCCTTTTGAGATTTATTGATTTCATCTTTTGCAACGTGCTTAATTTTTTGTTGCATGGCCAATATTTCTAATTCTCTTGAGAGAATGTCATTAATTTTATGTAGTCTTTCAACAGGATCAAGAACTTCAAGAATCATCTGTGCTTCACCTACGTGAAGGTTGAGATTTGAAGCAACTAAGTCTGCCAGTCTTCCCGGGTCTTGAATATCTTCAAGTACCATTAAAATATCTGGTGAGAGAACTTTACCAAGAGTAATAACTCTTTCTAGTTGTTCTCTAATATTTCTCATGAGTGCATTAACAGCAACTGCTCCAGACTCAACGGCAACGTCTTCTACTTTGGCAACTTTTGTTACGAAGAACGGTTCCGTTTGATCAAAGTTTAGAATTCTAGCTTTAGATAAACCTTGAACTAAAATTTTAATTCTTCCATCAGGGAGCTTTCTCATTCTCATGATCATTGCTACAGTACCCAATTCATAAATTTCAGATGGCTCAGGCATTTCTGCTGTAATATCTTTTTGACTTGCTAGAAGGATTAATCTATCCGTCTTATTTAGAGCATGTTCTACGGCCTGAATTGATGACTCTCTACCAACAAATAAAGGTAGGATCATAAATGGGTAAACAACAATATCTCTAATCGGTAGGAGGGGAAGCTCTTCTTTGAACTCAATATTTTCACCCTCGTAGTTAGTAACCATATATTCTCCTTCAGATGGTCTTTTTGAACCTTACTTCTTTCACTCAAATCATCGGGAATAATTCCCTAAGTCTTTAAACTTTTTATAATTTTTGGTATATTTTTTTTCAATTATTTAAGTAACTTACTCAGGTACTGACCCAAAGTTGGTAACTTAGAGTGCGTACTAATGCGAATTGATCGGATGTTTCAAATATGCGATCATTTCACTCTAGTTCTATTTTAGATAAAGGATATTTATGAAATATGAAGTTGGAACGGTAATTCTTTCCGCGGGAGCAGGGACTCGTATGAATCTCAATGTTCCTAAGCCTTTAGCTCCTTTTATGGGAGATTGCTTAGTGGATTACCCTCTGAGAGCAAGTGTTGCAATGATGAATACGGTAGCACCATCTAAGAATTTAATTGGGCTCGTAACAGGTCACGGTAGGGACTTAGTTGAGAATTATATAAATAAAAACTATAAGAATGAGAATATTTCTTATGCTTTCCAGAAAGAACAATTGGGTACGGCCCATGCTCTAAGATGCTACTTTGACCAAATTGAAGACTCTAAGAATTGTGAGTATACAATGGTCCTTTGTGCAGATACACCTCTTATTGAAGAGGCTTCTCTTTTGCACCTTTATAATGAATTAAAGAATAAGGGACTCGATGGAGTCGCCGCGACGTTTTCTGTTTCTGCGCCAAAGGGCTATGGGAGAATTATTCGCTCAGAGGATAAGGGATTCCATATTGTGGAAGAAAAGGATGCTAATGAGCAAGAGAGAAGAGTGCAGGAAGTAAACTCTGGAGTCTACGTTCTAAAGACTTCATTTATTCTTGAGCACCTTTACTCAATCGATTCAGAGAATAAAGCGGGAGAGTTCTATTTAACTGACCTCTTCAAAGACGAATTCAATGTTGCACCTATTTTGTTTGATGATGCTTCATCTTTTCTTGGAGTAAATAACCTAGAGCAACTAGAGAAGTCAGAAACAATAATGAGAAGACGAATTGCAACAGCTCTAAGAGTAAAGGGCGTGCGCTTCGTTGATGCAAGACATACTTATATAAATACGCAGAAAATTGGTCGAGGAAGCTTTATACATCCCTATGTAAATATCGATGAAAAAAGTGAGATCGGCGAAAACGTAACAATAGAGCCTGGATGTATTATTATCAATTCAAAAATTGAAGATGGTGCTCATGTAAAGGCCTACTCACACTTAGAAGAAGTAGTGCTTAGAAATAGTTCTATTGTGGGACCATATGCGCGATTGAGACCAGGTGCAGATATTGGCCCAGAGTCTAAGATTGGAAATTTTGTAGAAATTAAAAAGTCTAAGCTAGATAGGGGCGTGAAAGTCTCTCACCTTAGTTATGTTGGTGATGCTGAAATTGGTGAAGAAACGAATATTGGTTGTGGATTTATCACATGTAATTATGACGGAGCTAATAAGCACAAAACTGTCATTGGCAAAAAAAGCTTTATCGGATCAGACTCTCAAACAGTGGCACCAGTCAATATTGGAGATGAGTGTTTTGTGGCTAGTGGGTCAACGGTAACTCACGATATGAGTGATGGAAGTTTTGCCATTTCAAGGACAAAACAAGTTACAAAAGAGAATATGGCCAAGCGCTTCTTAAAATCGAAGTAGATATTCCTTTTTTTAGTTCTGTAAAGGCGATTTAGGCTCCTTTACAGGGCTTCATTATTGGCAAAGGGCCTTCCCGAGTGTTATCTTTCTACAGTTAGAATTTATTGAACTGTGCACTGCGCACTGAAGGAATATATATGTGTGGAATTGTAGGTCATATTGGTCCAAAAGATTCAGTTGATATTGTTTTAGAAGGTTTGAGAAGACTTGAGTATAGAGGCTATGACTCAGCAGGTGTGAGCTTTATTGATGAATCAAATAATCTTCAAATTTTTAAGAAGAGCGGAAAGTTAGATAATCTAAAATCTACTTTAGAGGGAAAGGATTACACTGCGAGAATGTGTATTGGTCATACAAGATGGGCCACTCACGGAGAAGTGAATGATACAAATTCGCATCCACATATGAAAGATCATATTTCAATTGTTCACAATGGAATTATTGAAAATGCAGCGTCACTTAGAAAAGAGCTGGCTGCTGGCGGATATGAATTTCAATCTGATACTGACTCTGAAGTTTTCCTTTCTCTACTAACGAGAGAGCTTGCTTCCGGTAAGAGTTTCAAGCAGGCCATGTTAGATAGTTTCTCTTTAGTTGAAGGTAACTCAGCATTTGTTGTTCTTAATCAAGATGTCTTAGAAATTATGGCCATCAAAAAAGGTGCACCATTAGTTTGTGGAATTAATGAAATAGATTCAGAGGCCTTTGTATCTTCTGATCCATACGCACTAGCTGGAATGGCGTCACAGCTCTACTTCCCGGCGGATAATGTTCTTTGTCACTTGAGTGCGAAGAATAAGAATTTAATTAACTTCTACGACGATAAGGGTGAGCCAACTGACAAGTACATGTCTAAGAAGCAAGATATGTCTGTAGGTCCAACTGATAAAGGTGACTTTGAGCACTTCATGTTAAAAGAAATTCATGAGCAACCAGAGCTTATTAGATCTTTAACTCAATTCTATTTCCACGGAGAAGGTTTAGAGAGTCTTAAAAAAGCGGGTAGCTTCAAACCTAGTAAGTTCCATATGACAGCTTGTGGGACTGCTTACTATGCAGGACTTTTAATTAGAGACTTTCTTGAAACATATAATAAAATTCCATGTGCACCAGAGCTTGCCAGTGAGTTTAGATATAGAAACCCACTTTTAATTGAAGGTGAAAGTGGTTTATTCATCTCTCAATCAGGGGAGACAGCAGATACTTTAGCGGCTCAAGAGCTATGTACTGAAAGTAAGTTAAAAACTCTATCTATAGTAAACGTAGATGGATCAACTCTATTTAGAAATTGTGACAATAACCTCTTGATTAGAGCAGGTATTGAGATCGGTGTGGCCTCTACGAAGGCCTT
Proteins encoded in this window:
- the glmU gene encoding bifunctional UDP-N-acetylglucosamine diphosphorylase/glucosamine-1-phosphate N-acetyltransferase GlmU; translated protein: MKYEVGTVILSAGAGTRMNLNVPKPLAPFMGDCLVDYPLRASVAMMNTVAPSKNLIGLVTGHGRDLVENYINKNYKNENISYAFQKEQLGTAHALRCYFDQIEDSKNCEYTMVLCADTPLIEEASLLHLYNELKNKGLDGVAATFSVSAPKGYGRIIRSEDKGFHIVEEKDANEQERRVQEVNSGVYVLKTSFILEHLYSIDSENKAGEFYLTDLFKDEFNVAPILFDDASSFLGVNNLEQLEKSETIMRRRIATALRVKGVRFVDARHTYINTQKIGRGSFIHPYVNIDEKSEIGENVTIEPGCIIINSKIEDGAHVKAYSHLEEVVLRNSSIVGPYARLRPGADIGPESKIGNFVEIKKSKLDRGVKVSHLSYVGDAEIGEETNIGCGFITCNYDGANKHKTVIGKKSFIGSDSQTVAPVNIGDECFVASGSTVTHDMSDGSFAISRTKQVTKENMAKRFLKSK
- the lon gene encoding endopeptidase La — protein: MVTNYEGENIEFKEELPLLPIRDIVVYPFMILPLFVGRESSIQAVEHALNKTDRLILLASQKDITAEMPEPSEIYELGTVAMIMRMRKLPDGRIKILVQGLSKARILNFDQTEPFFVTKVAKVEDVAVESGAVAVNALMRNIREQLERVITLGKVLSPDILMVLEDIQDPGRLADLVASNLNLHVGEAQMILEVLDPVERLHKINDILSRELEILAMQQKIKHVAKDEINKSQKEYFLREQIKAIKSELGDENSEQPEDEFEEFRNKINACKMPEEAEKEAMKQLQRLEKMHPDSSESSILRSYLEWLTDLPWSATSDEVYDLEEAQAILDEDHFDLDKVKERILEYLAVRKLKDGKMKGPILCFSGPPGVGKTSLGKSIAKATGREFVRIALGGVKDEAEIRGHRRTYVGSMPGRFIQALKQAKTNNPVILLDEVDKLGGDFKGDPSSALLEVLDPEQNMNFRDHYLNVPFDLSNVMFIATSNVLENIPGPLRDRMEVLNLSGYTQEEKVAITKKYLIPKQMNENGITDEHIEFTDEGVQTVIKNFTSEAGLRNLERRIGALCRKVATKIAKGEVTKTQIIPNEVETLLGPPIYTKEDEKEYDEVGVATGLAWTAHGGEILYIESTKMKGKGLTLTGQLGDVMKESAQTAIGYIRSRASELGVSESAFEENEIHIHLPAGATPKDGPSAGITLATTIVSLLTDTPVSKEVAMTGEITLTGKVLPIGGLKEKALAAMRMNIKTIIIPWKNKKDLIDIPEEYRKKLNFVPVKSIDEVLEVALVGWKKKSEKPKRKQSKNTLPPVAA
- the glmS gene encoding glutamine--fructose-6-phosphate transaminase (isomerizing), whose product is MCGIVGHIGPKDSVDIVLEGLRRLEYRGYDSAGVSFIDESNNLQIFKKSGKLDNLKSTLEGKDYTARMCIGHTRWATHGEVNDTNSHPHMKDHISIVHNGIIENAASLRKELAAGGYEFQSDTDSEVFLSLLTRELASGKSFKQAMLDSFSLVEGNSAFVVLNQDVLEIMAIKKGAPLVCGINEIDSEAFVSSDPYALAGMASQLYFPADNVLCHLSAKNKNLINFYDDKGEPTDKYMSKKQDMSVGPTDKGDFEHFMLKEIHEQPELIRSLTQFYFHGEGLESLKKAGSFKPSKFHMTACGTAYYAGLLIRDFLETYNKIPCAPELASEFRYRNPLLIEGESGLFISQSGETADTLAAQELCTESKLKTLSIVNVDGSTLFRNCDNNLLIRAGIEIGVASTKAFTQQVLTGRLLSLALSDELSEESKRVKLTSKFSLLAEKIDHLISRSKEIKDIAESVYNHKGFFYTGRGIYYPVALEGALKLKEIAYVHAEGYAAGELKHGPIAMIDEDMVNVALVGPELFEKTVSNIQEIKARKGVILTIGPKDHEELEELSDYYFGIDFDGLEELSPIYINIVNQLLAYYIAKYKGTDIDKPRNLAKSVTVE
- a CDS encoding ArnT family glycosyltransferase, whose protein sequence is MKPDLLFFFPGEHPEGAFFGHPGLNNFLYFLYSSIFGVSLFSMRAFSLIISCLFVLSFYYFVSVTSNRRVAFYSSLSLMMLPMFQIQSIMFFNEMGSLMFALVSLALLHQKRLKSYALFGVMALLFLESAIAFYIAISLISIFHLMKKKNMDYNKQVLGYSLVPSLFLVSFFLCEYITTGEISNHITRHVISNRLDSSVGWLGLMTDVLPRYAITFKENFSPIFLLSCVSLVIYHVLYKRKSWFLISGVKILFLPALFYLLFFTFFSEFQGGRDLYVIFLFLIFYFFQYVDLITSRKLVYALCLLVIAQGSYSRLNSTGRSHFQTSLQEYQREDIYKEFTEKILEKVDDHKCYVSSKFFYNNIYCRNFYGVQEDIEQTKKKSTPFFVLLSKNDLKKIEELKEIAQNNNLVLEKKVVGKLEGETVVVYLASQDQEQ